ACACAATGGAGGAAATTCCCAGATACGCAGGACATTCCACTCGTAGCCGACATGTCGAGCGATATTTTATCGAGAAAAATAGAGGTGGACAAGTTTTCGCTCATTTATGCAGGGGCGCAAAAAAATCTCGGTCCATCCGGCGTAACATTGGTCATTCTGCATGAAAAGATGTTGACGAAAGAGAAGAACGAGACGCCGAACATTTTAAAATACAGTACGCATGCGAAAAAAAATTCATTGTACCACACGCCGCCCACGTTTTCGATTTACATGCTCGGATTAATGGCAGAGTGGGTGCAGCGGCAAGGGGGGCTGGAAGCGGTCGAAAAACGGAATGAATGGAAAGCGAGTCTTATTTACGACGCGATTGATGAAAGTGACGGCTTTTATGCCGGTCATGCGGAAGAAAACAGCCGCTCGCTCATGAACATTACGTTCCGGCTCAAATCCGAAGCGCTCGAACGTCAGTTTCTGCAGGAAGCCAAATCGTACGGATTTGTTGGTTTGAACGGCCACCGTTCGGTCGGAGGCTGCCGCGTTTCTCTATACAATGCCGTTTCTCCGGAACAATGCGAAACATTGCGGGATTTCATGGACGAATTTCGGCGACGAAATCAATAAATGAAAGGCGCGGCCGTGCGGCCGCGCTTTTTGCGTTTTTCTCATTCCACTCGCCGTACAGCCTCCATCAATAAACCGCTCGAAAGACGCCGATCACTTTACCGATGATCGTCACGTTGTCCAAAAGGATCGGTTCGAGCGCTTCATTTTCGGGTTGCAGACGAATATGGTCTTTTTCTTTGTAAAACCGTTTCACCGTCGCCTCGTAATCTTCCGTCATTGCAACGACAATATCGCCGTTGTTTGCGTTCGGCTGCTGCTTGACGATGACCATGTCGCCGTCGAGGATTCCCGCATCGATCATACTGTCGCCGACGACGTTCAAGATGAATACATTGTCATCTTCCGAGAAAAACCGTTCCGGCAGCGGCAAATATTCCTCAACATTTTCGATGGCCGTAATCGGTTCACCGGCCGTTACTTTTCCGACAACCGGCACTTGAACGGAACCGCTTTTCCGCACGTTCGAATTGAGATCGTCGTCAAGCACCTCGATTGCGCGCGGCTTCGTGGGATCGCGTCTGATCAGTCCTTTCTTCTCCAATCGGTCCAAATG
The sequence above is a segment of the Bacillales bacterium genome. Coding sequences within it:
- the serC gene encoding 3-phosphoserine/phosphohydroxythreonine transaminase — encoded protein: MDKQINRALNFNPGPTALPPEVLREAREQFMNYRNTGMSVMELSHRSAVYEEIHNGAIRRLRELLGISDEYKVLFLQGGASLQFGMIPLNFLGSGQYANYLLTGSWSEKAQKEANVVGETFVGGSSKENSYRNIPDRVKLFAEDRKPEYVHVTSNNTIYGTQWRKFPDTQDIPLVADMSSDILSRKIEVDKFSLIYAGAQKNLGPSGVTLVILHEKMLTKEKNETPNILKYSTHAKKNSLYHTPPTFSIYMLGLMAEWVQRQGGLEAVEKRNEWKASLIYDAIDESDGFYAGHAEENSRSLMNITFRLKSEALERQFLQEAKSYGFVGLNGHRSVGGCRVSLYNAVSPEQCETLRDFMDEFRRRNQ
- the lexA gene encoding transcriptional repressor LexA, which translates into the protein MKKMSKRQNDILQFIKSEVLKKGYPPSVREIGTAVGLASSSTVHGHLDRLEKKGLIRRDPTKPRAIEVLDDDLNSNVRKSGSVQVPVVGKVTAGEPITAIENVEEYLPLPERFFSEDDNVFILNVVGDSMIDAGILDGDMVIVKQQPNANNGDIVVAMTEDYEATVKRFYKEKDHIRLQPENEALEPILLDNVTIIGKVIGVFRAVY